A stretch of Enterobacter cloacae complex sp. ECNIH7 DNA encodes these proteins:
- the recO gene encoding DNA repair protein RecO, protein MDGWQRAFVLHSRPWSETSLMLDVFTEESGRVRLVAKGARSKRSNLKGALQPFTPLLVRFGGRGEVKTLRSAEAVSLALPLSGITLYSGLYVNELISRVLEHETRFSELFFDYLHCIQALAGGTGTPEPALRRFELALLGHLGYGVDFLHCAGSGDEIEDTMTYRYREEKGFIASIVIDNSTFTGRQLRALYEREFPDLDTLRAAKRFTRIALKPYLGGKPLKSRELFRQFVPKR, encoded by the coding sequence ATGGATGGATGGCAGCGCGCCTTTGTCCTGCATAGTCGTCCCTGGAGCGAAACCAGCCTTATGCTGGACGTCTTCACGGAAGAGTCGGGCCGCGTGCGCCTTGTTGCGAAAGGCGCACGTTCCAAACGTTCTAACCTGAAAGGTGCCCTACAGCCTTTCACGCCGCTGCTGGTACGCTTCGGTGGGCGAGGGGAAGTGAAAACCCTGCGCAGCGCTGAAGCCGTCTCCCTGGCGCTTCCTCTTTCCGGCATCACGCTCTATAGCGGTCTGTATGTCAACGAACTCATCTCACGCGTTCTTGAACATGAGACCCGCTTCTCTGAACTTTTCTTCGATTATCTGCACTGTATCCAGGCGCTGGCTGGCGGAACCGGCACGCCCGAACCCGCCTTGCGTCGTTTTGAACTGGCGCTGCTGGGCCACCTCGGATACGGCGTAGATTTTCTGCACTGCGCGGGCAGCGGTGACGAGATAGAAGACACCATGACCTACCGCTACCGCGAAGAAAAAGGCTTCATTGCCAGTATCGTGATAGACAACAGCACCTTTACCGGGCGCCAGCTCCGGGCGCTGTATGAGCGCGAGTTTCCCGATCTGGACACCCTGCGCGCAGCAAAACGCTTTACCCGGATTGCCCTCAAGCCTTATCTTGGCGGCAAGCCCTTAAAGAGCCGCGAATTATTCAGGCAGTTTGTGCCGAAACGTTAA
- the lepB gene encoding signal peptidase I, protein MANMFALILVIATLVTGLLWCLDKFIFAPKRRERQAAAQAATGDGIDVKTLKKVGPKPGWLETGASVFPVLAIVLVVRSFIYEPFQIPSGSMMPTLLIGDFILVEKFAYGIKDPIYQKTLIETGHPKRGDIVVFKYPEDPRLDYIKRAVGLPGDKVTYDPVAKEVTVQPGCSSGTACENALPITYSNVEPSDFVQTFARRNGGEATSGFFQVPKGETKEDGIRLVERKETLGDVTHRILTVPIAQDQLGMYYRQPGQQLASWIVPPGHYFMMGDNRDNSADSRYWGFVPEANLVGKATAIWMSFEKQEGEWPTGVRLNRIGGIH, encoded by the coding sequence ATGGCGAACATGTTTGCCCTGATCCTGGTCATTGCTACCCTGGTGACAGGTCTGCTGTGGTGTCTGGATAAGTTTATCTTCGCCCCAAAACGTCGTGAACGTCAGGCTGCCGCACAGGCAGCCACTGGAGATGGGATTGACGTGAAAACCCTGAAGAAAGTCGGCCCGAAACCGGGCTGGCTGGAAACGGGCGCCTCGGTATTTCCGGTGCTGGCAATTGTTCTGGTGGTACGTTCGTTTATTTATGAGCCGTTCCAAATCCCATCAGGTTCAATGATGCCAACGCTGCTGATTGGTGATTTTATTCTGGTAGAGAAGTTTGCCTACGGCATTAAAGATCCTATCTACCAGAAAACGCTGATCGAAACCGGTCATCCGAAACGTGGCGACATCGTGGTGTTTAAATATCCGGAAGATCCGCGCCTGGACTACATCAAGCGCGCGGTAGGTCTGCCGGGTGATAAAGTGACTTACGATCCGGTTGCGAAAGAAGTCACCGTTCAGCCGGGCTGCAGCTCCGGTACCGCATGTGAAAACGCGCTGCCAATCACCTACTCAAACGTTGAGCCAAGTGATTTTGTGCAGACCTTTGCCCGTCGTAACGGCGGCGAAGCGACCAGCGGATTCTTCCAGGTACCGAAAGGTGAAACAAAAGAGGACGGCATCCGTCTGGTTGAGCGCAAAGAGACGCTGGGCGATGTGACGCACCGAATCCTCACCGTGCCAATCGCGCAGGATCAGCTGGGTATGTACTATCGCCAGCCGGGCCAGCAGCTGGCGAGCTGGATTGTACCGCCGGGACATTACTTCATGATGGGTGACAACCGCGATAACTCTGCGGACAGCCGTTACTGGGGCTTTGTGCCGGAAGCGAATCTGGTCGGCAAAGCCACCGCCATCTGGATGAGTTTTGAGAAGCAGGAAGGCGAATGGCCGACCGGTGTACGCCTGAATCGTATCGGCGGAATCCATTAA
- the rnc gene encoding ribonuclease III: MNPIVINRLQRKLGYTFHHQELLQQALTHRSASSKHNERLEFLGDSILSFVIANALYHRFPRVDEGDMSRMRATLVRGNTLAEIAREFELGECLRLGPGELKSGGFRRESILADTVEALIGGVFLDSDIQTVEKLILNWYQTRLDEISPGDKQKDPKTRLQEYLQGRHLPLPSYLVVQVRGEAHDQEFTIHCQVSGLSEPVVGTGSSRRKAEQAAAEQALKMLELE, encoded by the coding sequence ATGAACCCCATCGTAATTAATCGGCTTCAACGGAAGCTGGGCTACACTTTTCATCATCAGGAGTTGTTGCAACAGGCATTAACCCACCGCAGTGCCAGCAGCAAACATAATGAGCGTCTCGAGTTTTTAGGCGACTCTATTTTAAGTTTCGTGATTGCGAATGCGCTTTATCATCGTTTCCCGCGTGTGGACGAGGGTGATATGAGCCGCATGCGTGCCACGCTGGTTCGGGGTAATACCCTTGCGGAAATCGCGCGCGAGTTTGAACTGGGCGAATGTCTGCGTCTTGGACCGGGTGAACTGAAAAGCGGCGGCTTCCGTCGTGAATCTATTCTTGCCGATACGGTCGAAGCATTAATTGGTGGTGTGTTCCTGGACAGCGATATCCAGACCGTAGAAAAGCTGATCCTGAACTGGTATCAGACCCGTCTGGACGAAATCAGCCCGGGCGATAAACAAAAAGATCCGAAAACGCGTCTGCAGGAATATTTGCAGGGTCGTCATCTGCCGCTGCCGTCTTATCTGGTGGTACAGGTGCGTGGCGAAGCGCACGATCAGGAATTTACCATCCATTGCCAGGTCAGTGGCCTGAGTGAACCGGTGGTGGGCACAGGTTCAAGCCGTCGTAAGGCTGAACAGGCTGCCGCCGAACAGGCGTTAAAAATGCTGGAGCTGGAATGA
- the tadA gene encoding tRNA adenosine(34) deaminase TadA — MFNPVHNHEYWMRHALTLAQRAWDEGEVPVGAVLVHNNQVIGEGWNRPIGRHDPTAHAEIMALRQGGLVLQNYRLLDTTLYVTLEPCVMCSGAMVHSRIGTLVFGARDEKTGAAGSLMDVLGHPGMNHQVKTIGGVLAPECSGLLSDFFRMRRQQKKQQKAELKLSDD; from the coding sequence TTGTTCAACCCTGTACACAATCATGAATACTGGATGCGCCACGCGCTGACGCTGGCTCAACGCGCCTGGGACGAGGGCGAAGTGCCCGTGGGCGCGGTGCTGGTTCATAACAATCAGGTGATTGGCGAAGGGTGGAACCGTCCCATCGGCCGCCACGATCCTACTGCGCATGCCGAAATCATGGCGCTTCGCCAGGGCGGTCTGGTGCTGCAAAACTATCGTCTGCTTGATACCACGCTGTATGTGACGCTGGAGCCGTGCGTGATGTGCTCCGGCGCGATGGTGCACAGCCGGATCGGGACGTTGGTTTTCGGGGCGCGGGATGAAAAAACCGGTGCGGCCGGTTCGCTGATGGACGTGCTGGGTCACCCGGGCATGAACCACCAGGTGAAGACTATCGGTGGGGTGCTTGCACCAGAGTGTTCGGGGCTATTAAGCGATTTCTTTCGAATGCGCCGTCAGCAGAAAAAGCAGCAAAAGGCAGAATTGAAGCTGTCGGACGATTAA
- the era gene encoding GTPase Era produces MSEDKTYCGFIAIVGRPNVGKSTLLNNLLGQKISITSRKAQTTRHRIVGIHTEGAYQAIYVDTPGLHMEEKRAINRLMNKAASSSIGDVELVIFVVEGTRWTPDDEMVLNKLRDGKTPVILAVNKVDNVQEKADLLPHLQWLGSQMNFLDIVPLSAETGLNVDTIAGIVRKHLPEAIHHFPEDYITDRSQRFMASEIIREKLMRFLGAELPYSVTVEIERFQTNERGGYDINGLILVEREGQKKMVIGNKGAKIKTIGIEARKDMMEMFEAPVHLELWVKVKSGWADDERALRSLGYGEDQ; encoded by the coding sequence ATGAGCGAAGATAAAACCTATTGCGGATTTATTGCCATCGTCGGACGTCCGAACGTTGGCAAATCCACCCTGCTGAATAATCTGCTTGGGCAGAAGATTTCTATCACTTCGCGTAAGGCGCAGACCACGCGTCACCGCATCGTCGGCATCCATACTGAAGGCGCGTATCAGGCGATCTACGTCGATACCCCTGGCCTGCACATGGAAGAGAAGCGTGCCATCAACCGCCTGATGAACAAGGCGGCGAGCAGCTCGATCGGCGATGTAGAGCTGGTGATTTTCGTTGTGGAAGGCACCCGCTGGACGCCGGACGACGAGATGGTGCTGAACAAGCTGCGTGACGGCAAAACGCCTGTCATCCTCGCGGTCAACAAAGTTGATAACGTGCAGGAAAAGGCCGACCTGCTGCCGCATCTGCAGTGGCTCGGTAGCCAGATGAACTTTCTCGACATCGTTCCGCTGTCTGCTGAGACCGGCCTGAACGTTGATACCATCGCGGGCATCGTGCGTAAGCACCTTCCGGAAGCGATTCATCACTTCCCGGAAGACTACATCACCGATCGCTCTCAGCGCTTTATGGCGTCTGAAATCATCCGTGAAAAGCTGATGCGTTTCCTGGGTGCTGAACTGCCTTACTCCGTAACGGTGGAGATCGAGCGTTTCCAGACCAACGAGCGCGGTGGCTACGATATCAACGGCCTGATCCTCGTTGAGCGCGAAGGGCAGAAGAAGATGGTGATCGGCAACAAAGGGGCCAAGATCAAAACCATCGGCATTGAAGCCCGTAAGGACATGATGGAGATGTTCGAAGCGCCGGTTCACCTCGAACTGTGGGTGAAAGTGAAATCTGGCTGGGCCGATGATGAGCGTGCTCTGCGCAGCCTCGGTTACGGCGAAGACCAGTAA
- the acpS gene encoding holo-ACP synthase, whose protein sequence is MAILGLGTDIVEIARIEAVIARSGDRLARRVLSDNEWAIWEAHQQPVRFLAKRFAVKEAAAKAFGTGIRNGLAFNQFEVFNDELGKPSLRLWGEAQKLAEKLGVNHMHVTIADERHYASATVIIES, encoded by the coding sequence ATGGCCATTCTGGGCTTAGGCACCGATATCGTTGAAATAGCCCGTATTGAAGCGGTGATCGCCCGTAGCGGCGATCGCCTCGCAAGACGCGTTCTGAGCGATAACGAGTGGGCCATCTGGGAAGCGCATCAGCAGCCGGTGCGCTTTCTGGCAAAGCGATTTGCGGTAAAAGAGGCGGCGGCCAAAGCCTTCGGGACCGGCATTCGTAACGGCCTGGCGTTTAATCAGTTCGAAGTGTTTAACGATGAGCTGGGCAAACCGAGCCTGCGTCTGTGGGGAGAAGCGCAAAAGCTGGCGGAAAAGCTGGGGGTGAATCACATGCACGTGACGATCGCGGATGAACGCCACTATGCCAGCGCGACGGTGATCATCGAAAGTTAA
- the pdxJ gene encoding pyridoxine 5'-phosphate synthase, with amino-acid sequence MAELLLGVNIDHIATLRNARGTAYPDPVQAAFIAEQAGADGITVHLREDRRHITDRDVRILRQTLDTRMNLEMAVTEEMLAIACETQPHFCCLVPEKRQEVTTEGGLDVAGQLDKMRDACKRLADAGILVSLFIDADFAQIKAAADVGAPYIEIHTGCYADAKNDAEQAKELERIAKAATYASSLGLKVNAGHGLTYHNVKAIAALPEMHELNIGHAIIGRAVMSGLKEAVSEMKRLMQEARQ; translated from the coding sequence ATGGCTGAATTACTGTTAGGCGTCAACATCGACCACATCGCCACGCTGCGTAATGCGCGCGGCACGGCGTATCCCGATCCGGTTCAGGCGGCGTTTATCGCTGAACAGGCTGGCGCTGACGGCATTACCGTTCACCTGCGTGAAGACCGTCGCCATATCACCGATCGCGACGTGCGCATTCTGCGTCAGACTCTGGACACCCGTATGAATCTGGAGATGGCGGTCACCGAAGAGATGCTGGCGATTGCCTGCGAGACCCAGCCGCATTTCTGCTGCCTGGTGCCGGAAAAACGCCAGGAAGTAACCACCGAAGGCGGTCTGGATGTGGCCGGTCAGCTCGACAAAATGCGCGATGCCTGCAAGCGCCTGGCGGATGCCGGTATCCTGGTTTCTCTGTTTATCGACGCCGATTTCGCCCAGATTAAAGCGGCGGCCGACGTGGGCGCACCGTATATCGAAATCCACACCGGCTGCTATGCCGATGCCAAAAACGACGCCGAGCAGGCCAAAGAGCTGGAGCGTATTGCCAAAGCGGCCACGTACGCCTCAAGCCTGGGCCTGAAGGTTAACGCCGGTCACGGCCTGACCTACCATAACGTGAAGGCCATTGCCGCGCTGCCGGAAATGCACGAGCTGAACATCGGCCACGCTATCATTGGCCGCGCGGTGATGAGCGGCCTGAAAGAGGCGGTTTCAGAAATGAAACGCCTGATGCAGGAAGCGCGTCAGTAA
- a CDS encoding YfhL family 4Fe-4S dicluster ferredoxin — MALLITKKCINCDMCEPECPNQAISMGDSIYEINSDRCTECIGHYETPTCQKVCPIPNTILKDPAHVESEEQLWDKFVLMHHADKL; from the coding sequence ATGGCGCTGTTAATTACCAAAAAATGCATTAATTGCGATATGTGCGAGCCCGAATGCCCGAACCAGGCGATTTCGATGGGCGACAGCATTTATGAGATTAACAGCGACCGCTGCACGGAATGCATCGGCCACTATGAAACGCCGACCTGTCAGAAAGTGTGCCCGATCCCGAATACCATCCTGAAGGATCCGGCCCACGTTGAGAGCGAAGAGCAGCTATGGGATAAGTTTGTCCTGATGCACCACGCGGACAAACTTTAA
- the yfhb gene encoding phosphatidylglycerophosphatase C, protein MANHARRVVFFDLDGTLHQQDMFGTFMRYLLRRQPLNALLVLPLLPVIGIALLVKGRAARWPMSLLLWGCTFGHSEARLKQLEKDFAHWFRGHVAAFPVVQARLTSYLDANDADIWLITGSPQTLVEQVYFDTPWLPRVNLIATQISRGYGGWVLTLRCLGHEKVVQLEKRIGTPLRLYSGYSDSKQDNPLLYFCQHRWRVTPSGELQQLE, encoded by the coding sequence TTGGCAAATCACGCGCGTCGCGTTGTCTTTTTCGACCTGGATGGAACGCTGCATCAGCAGGATATGTTTGGTACGTTTATGCGTTACCTGCTGCGGCGTCAGCCTTTGAATGCGCTGCTCGTGCTGCCGCTCTTACCGGTTATCGGGATCGCGCTGCTGGTGAAAGGCCGTGCGGCGCGATGGCCGATGAGTTTGCTGCTGTGGGGATGTACCTTTGGGCACAGCGAAGCGCGGCTCAAGCAGCTCGAAAAGGATTTTGCGCACTGGTTTCGCGGCCACGTCGCCGCCTTTCCGGTGGTGCAGGCGCGCCTGACCAGCTACCTCGACGCTAACGATGCCGACATCTGGCTGATTACGGGCTCCCCGCAGACGCTGGTGGAGCAGGTCTATTTTGATACCCCCTGGCTTCCGCGCGTGAATCTTATCGCCACGCAAATTAGCCGCGGCTACGGCGGCTGGGTGCTGACCCTGCGCTGCCTGGGGCATGAAAAAGTGGTTCAGCTGGAAAAACGCATCGGTACACCGCTGCGCCTGTACAGCGGCTACAGCGACAGCAAGCAGGACAACCCGCTGCTCTATTTTTGCCAGCACCGCTGGCGCGTCACGCCATCAGGCGAACTTCAGCAACTCGAATAG
- a CDS encoding PTS transporter subunit EIIC: MDKTAALASDILQGIGGEKNIQRLENCMTRVRVEVHNDDQLDVPRLKQLSGVSGYVKQGQQHQLIVGPGKAAQVVDAMRALMGVSASASMDDAERTRAQAKAKYKAPMSDALRQLANVFIPLIPAFIASGLITGIINILKRPDIVGDFATQYPNLLGILGIFGSAVFAIMNILVGVNTAKVFGGSLAMGGVMAGILSSPQLAQITLFGEALQPGRGGVIAVLLVVILMCWIEKRLRAVLPGSIELILNPLLTTLITGSVAIVALQPLGGWISEAIAHGASLAIDRGGLLVGAVLSGTFLPLVLTGLHQGLVPIHVELVQAHGYNALLPILSMAGVGQVGAAIAVLMKTRNARLKKMIKGALPVGLLGIGEPLIFGVTLPLGKPFLAACLGGAVGGALISYWKVATVITFGLSGLPLALTIVTGKVMLYLLGYLVAVIAGFLFTWLLGFNDPEE, encoded by the coding sequence ATGGACAAAACAGCAGCGCTCGCCAGCGATATCCTGCAGGGGATCGGTGGGGAAAAAAATATTCAGCGTCTCGAAAACTGCATGACGCGCGTGCGCGTCGAGGTACATAACGACGACCAGCTTGACGTGCCGCGCCTTAAGCAGCTGTCCGGCGTCAGCGGCTACGTGAAACAAGGGCAGCAGCATCAGCTGATCGTCGGGCCGGGGAAAGCGGCGCAGGTTGTCGATGCCATGCGCGCGCTGATGGGCGTTAGCGCGAGCGCGTCGATGGACGATGCGGAGCGCACCAGGGCGCAGGCAAAGGCCAAATACAAAGCCCCCATGAGCGATGCGCTGCGTCAGCTGGCAAACGTCTTTATTCCGCTAATCCCGGCGTTTATTGCCTCAGGCCTGATCACCGGGATCATCAACATCCTCAAGCGACCGGATATTGTGGGGGATTTCGCCACGCAGTATCCGAACCTGCTGGGGATTCTCGGGATCTTCGGCAGCGCTGTTTTCGCCATCATGAACATTCTGGTCGGGGTGAATACCGCGAAGGTGTTTGGCGGATCGCTGGCGATGGGCGGGGTGATGGCGGGCATCTTGTCCAGCCCGCAGCTGGCGCAGATCACGCTGTTTGGCGAGGCGCTCCAGCCGGGCCGCGGTGGGGTAATCGCCGTGCTGCTGGTTGTCATCCTGATGTGCTGGATCGAGAAAAGGCTGCGCGCGGTTCTGCCTGGCTCGATCGAGCTGATTCTCAACCCGCTGTTGACCACGCTGATTACCGGTAGCGTAGCGATTGTGGCCCTCCAGCCGCTAGGCGGATGGATCTCTGAAGCCATCGCTCACGGTGCGTCTCTGGCTATCGACCGAGGCGGGCTGCTGGTTGGCGCTGTGCTTTCCGGTACCTTCCTGCCGCTGGTGCTGACCGGCCTGCACCAGGGGCTGGTGCCGATCCACGTCGAGCTTGTACAGGCGCACGGCTATAACGCGCTGCTGCCTATCCTGTCGATGGCGGGGGTGGGGCAGGTCGGCGCGGCAATTGCCGTACTGATGAAAACCCGCAACGCGCGTCTGAAAAAAATGATTAAAGGCGCGCTCCCGGTCGGACTGCTCGGCATTGGCGAGCCGCTGATTTTCGGCGTTACGCTGCCGCTGGGTAAACCGTTCCTCGCCGCCTGTCTGGGGGGCGCGGTAGGCGGGGCGCTGATCAGCTACTGGAAAGTCGCTACCGTTATCACCTTTGGGCTTTCCGGTTTACCGCTGGCATTAACCATCGTGACCGGAAAAGTGATGCTCTATCTGTTAGGCTATTTAGTAGCGGTGATCGCCGGGTTCCTGTTTACCTGGCTGTTAGGTTTCAACGATCCAGAGGAGTAA
- a CDS encoding MurR/RpiR family transcriptional regulator: protein MNCLIRIRQRYAGFAQSDKKLADFLLSQPDHARHLSSQQLASEAGVSQSSVVKFAQKIGFKGFPALKLAISEALVSNPNPQSMPVHNQIRGDDPMRLVGEKLIKENVAAMHATLDVNTEEKLLESVAMLRGARRIILTGIGASGLVARNFGWKLTKIGLNAIVEQDMHALLATVQAMDPDDLLLAISYSGERREINMATDEALRVGGKILAITGFTPNALQQRATRCLYTIAEEQATRSAAISSTSAQMMLTDLLFMALVQQDLERAPERIRHSEELVKKLV from the coding sequence ATGAACTGTTTAATTCGCATTCGCCAGCGTTATGCAGGCTTTGCCCAAAGCGACAAGAAGCTGGCGGATTTTCTGCTTTCTCAACCCGATCATGCACGCCACCTCAGCTCGCAGCAGCTGGCGAGTGAAGCCGGCGTGAGCCAGTCCAGCGTGGTGAAGTTTGCCCAGAAGATTGGCTTTAAGGGGTTCCCCGCCCTCAAGCTGGCGATCAGCGAAGCGCTGGTGAGCAACCCCAACCCGCAGTCAATGCCGGTGCATAATCAGATCCGCGGCGATGACCCGATGCGGCTGGTTGGCGAAAAGCTGATCAAAGAGAACGTGGCGGCTATGCACGCGACGCTTGACGTGAATACGGAAGAGAAGCTGCTGGAGAGCGTAGCGATGCTGCGCGGCGCGCGGCGCATCATCCTGACCGGTATCGGGGCGTCCGGACTTGTGGCGCGTAACTTTGGCTGGAAGCTGACGAAAATTGGGCTTAACGCCATCGTCGAGCAGGATATGCACGCCCTGCTGGCGACCGTACAGGCGATGGATCCTGACGATCTGCTGCTGGCTATCTCCTACTCCGGCGAGCGTCGAGAGATCAACATGGCAACCGATGAAGCGCTGCGCGTCGGCGGTAAAATTCTGGCGATCACCGGTTTTACCCCGAATGCCCTGCAGCAGCGGGCCACGCGCTGTTTATATACCATTGCCGAAGAGCAGGCCACGCGCAGCGCGGCTATCTCGTCCACCAGCGCGCAAATGATGCTGACGGACCTGCTGTTTATGGCGCTGGTGCAGCAGGATCTGGAGCGCGCGCCCGAACGCATTCGTCACAGCGAAGAACTGGTAAAGAAACTGGTTTGA
- the murQ gene encoding N-acetylmuramic acid 6-phosphate etherase, which yields MNLGSLVSETRNPQTMDLDALSTLELVNRFNQQDTLVAQAVKETLPEVAKAVDAAAEALKAGGRIIYMGAGTSGRLGVLDASECPPTFGVPHGLVVGLIAGGPGALLKAVEGAEDNKQLGEDDLKDLNLTAKDLVVGLAASGRTPYVIGGLEYANRTGCTTVAISCNPGSPIAQVAAIAISPVVGPEALTGSTRLKSGTAQKLVLNMISTGAMVKFGKVYQNLMVDMQATNVKLVDRACRMVMEATGAGREEAEAVLKQTAHDVKPAILMILSGLDAAAARAKLAAHNGFLRAALEN from the coding sequence ATGAATCTTGGCTCACTTGTTTCTGAAACGCGTAACCCACAAACCATGGATCTGGATGCGCTCTCCACCCTGGAGCTGGTTAACCGCTTTAATCAACAGGATACGCTGGTCGCGCAGGCAGTGAAAGAGACTTTACCCGAGGTGGCGAAAGCGGTCGATGCGGCGGCGGAAGCCCTCAAGGCCGGCGGTCGAATTATCTACATGGGGGCGGGCACCAGCGGGCGTCTTGGGGTTCTGGATGCGTCAGAATGTCCGCCCACCTTTGGGGTGCCGCACGGTCTGGTCGTTGGGCTGATTGCCGGTGGACCCGGCGCGCTGCTGAAAGCCGTTGAAGGAGCGGAAGACAATAAACAGCTGGGCGAGGATGACCTGAAGGATCTGAATCTGACCGCGAAGGATCTGGTGGTCGGGCTGGCGGCATCCGGGCGCACCCCGTACGTCATTGGCGGGCTGGAATACGCCAACCGGACGGGCTGCACGACGGTCGCCATCTCCTGTAATCCGGGTTCCCCGATTGCGCAGGTGGCCGCTATCGCTATCTCTCCGGTAGTCGGGCCGGAAGCGCTCACCGGCTCCACGCGTCTGAAATCCGGGACCGCGCAAAAGCTGGTGCTCAATATGATCTCCACCGGCGCGATGGTGAAGTTCGGCAAGGTTTATCAGAACCTGATGGTGGATATGCAGGCCACCAACGTCAAGCTGGTGGACAGAGCCTGCCGCATGGTGATGGAGGCGACAGGCGCAGGCCGTGAAGAGGCAGAGGCGGTGCTCAAGCAGACCGCTCACGATGTTAAACCGGCCATTCTGATGATCCTGAGCGGGCTGGATGCGGCGGCCGCGAGGGCCAAACTCGCTGCGCATAACGGCTTCTTACGGGCGGCATTAGAAAACTAA